A section of the Oryza sativa Japonica Group chromosome 1, ASM3414082v1 genome encodes:
- the LOC4325632 gene encoding uncharacterized protein has protein sequence MATQATAREIAVVGVIGAGQMGSGIAQLAAAAGCGVLLLDSDTAALSRAVDSISSSLRRLVAKGQLSQASCEHSIEQIKCVSSVQELRDADLVIEAIVESEDIKKKLFVELDKITKPSAILASNTSSISITRLASATNRPCQVIGMHFFNPPPIMKLIEIIRGADTSEEVFTKVKSFSERLGKTVICSQDYPGFIVNRILMPMINEAFWALYTGVATKEDIDTGMKLGTNHPMGPLQLADFIGLDVCLSVLRVLHNGLGDSKYSPCPLLVQYVDAGRLGKKRGQGVYSYRTRSSSIKPRSSL, from the exons ATGGCGACGCAAGCGACGGCGAGAGAAATTGCGGTGGTGGGAGTGATCGGCGCGGGGCAGATGGGCTCGGGCATCgcccagctcgccgccgccgccggctgcggcgtcctcctcctcgactccgacaccgccgccctctcccgcgccgtcgactccatctcctcctccctccgccgcctcgtcgccaaGGGCCAGCTTTCTCAG GCCTCCTGTGAGCATTCCATCGAGCAGATTAAGTGCGTCTCCAGTGTGCAAGAGCTTAGGGATGCGGATCTTGTGATTGAGGCTATCGTGGAGTCAGAAGACATAAAAAAGAAGCTGTTTGTTGAGCTGGATAAGATCACTAAACCTTCTGCTATTCTTGCCTCCAATACTAGCTCAATCTCTATAACCCGATTGGCTTCAGCCACTAATCGCCCCTGTCAG GTGATTGGTATGCACTTTTTTAACCCTCCTCCGATAATGAAATTGATTGAAATCATACGTGGGGCTGATACATCAGAAGAGGTTTTCACTAAAGTCAAATCTTTTTCTGAAAG GCTTGGGAAGACGGTAATATGCTCACAAGACTACCCTGGTTTCATCGTGAACCGCATCCTCATGCCAATGATCAACGAGGCGTTCTGGGCACTTTACACTGGAGTAGCGACTAAAGAGGACATTGATACGGGGATGAAGCTAGGCACGAATCATCCCATGGGACCTCTGCAGCTTGCTGATTTCATTGGTTTAGATGTCTGCCTTTCAGTGCTTCGGGTACTTCATAATGGCCTAGGAGATAGCAAATACAGCCCTTGCCCTCTTCTCGTTCAATATGTTGATGCTGGCCGACTTGGGAAGAAGCGTGGACAAGGCGTATACTCGTATAGGACAAGGTCTTCATCCATTAAACCGAGGTCATCTCTGTGA
- the LOC4325633 gene encoding phosphatidylglycerophosphate phosphatase 1, chloroplastic/mitochondrial, with translation MLSPPPVPFLPPTTSRAPPLLPPPRATNPNSADPTTTTAAGMGAAAWWRRSLGQRFNPAGVAAVAAVAASEPRLALPHVSVQDIRWLDWGELRRAGFRGVVFDKDNTLTAPYAPGLWPPLAAAFDQCRAAFPPGSLAVYSNSAGLKQYDPDGLEATAIEAVIQGVHVIRHDIKKPGGEAKEIESYFGCSASNLVLVGDRYFTDVVYGNRNGFLTVLTEPLNFANESYIVRQVRKFEAYLISYWYRKGHRPIKHPLLPDARRIVKFDPYNDPMAPAA, from the exons ATGTTAAGTCCACCGCCGGTGCCATTTCTCCCTCCCACCACTTCCCGTGCCCCCCCTCTCCTACCGCCGCCCAGAGCAACAAACCCTAACAGCGCCGACCCCacgaccaccaccgccgccggcatgGGCGCGGCCGCGTGGTGGCGGCGCTCGCTGGGGCAGCGGTTCAACCCGGCCGGCGTGGCCGCGGTGGCGGCCGTCGCGGCGTCCGAGCCGCGCCTCGCGCTGCCGCACGTGTCCGTGCAGGACATCCGGTGGCTCGACTGGGGCGAGCTCCGTCGCGCCGGGTTCCGCGGCGTCGTGTTCGACAAGGACAACACCCTCACCGCGCCCTACGCGCCCGGGCtctggccgccgctcgccgccgcgttcgACCAGTGCCGCGCGGCCTTCCCGCCGGGCTCCCTCGCGGTGTACAGCAACTCCGCAG GGTTGAAACAGTATGATCCGGATGGATTAGAGGCGACGGCGATTGAGGCTGTTATCCAGGGGGTTCATGTGATCAGGCATG ATATAAAGAAGCCTGGTGGAGAAGCTAAGGAAATAGAGAGTTACTTTGGTTGTTCAGCCTCAAATCTTGTTCTG GTTGGTGATCGATACTTTACTGACGTTGTTTATGGAAACAGGAATGGTTTTCTTACTGTTCTTACAGAACCATTGAATTTTGCAAATGAATCTTACATTGTCAGACAG GTTAGGAAATTTGAAGCATACCTTATCAGTTATTGGTACAGGAAAGGGCACAGACCAATTAAGCACCCGTTGCTCCCTGATGCAAGACGAATAGTAAAGTTTGATCCATACAATGACCCTATGGCACCTGCAGCATAG
- the LOC4327619 gene encoding putative E3 ubiquitin-protein ligase RING1b isoform X3: MPAQKRRLSSSPSSRPRDHVETNGMTGASKAAAGSGGGGGGGSGGGVPLPPRGGSAAAAAAKRAADPQPQREGDSDAEFGGGVDGDSESSQSDGDMDELKLIWTYFSCRFIIVKLAEIRKEVQCPICLGIIRKTRTVMECLHRFCRDCIDKSMRLGNNECPACRTHCASRRSLRDDPNYDALIAALYPDIDKYEEEELAFSEEERSRNKKIQATIEETIRRQSEAVGKKRSTAKATATVFARKYRRNMRTRGRGKTIAPDIAPTGSDNEDREEGNAIDTTKESSSADDRSSDLMPKRGRKRPASRASPARTIGSSDHVFEENDELIGGKESFTTSPLRGEMLAWGKNGTRSQTRHGSVGGSNGRMAKGGRVAKLVDHLRTTDDMDKEFNLYLVLLPLDEQSMPNLDKPYISCRPTLSIRHLVQFIALQLSRQVEELDIFMRIDHCNGSVTTQDCTTGVAKMRLSDGLERIREDKLLSELHPSFTSHHGDLELLYALKTQG; the protein is encoded by the exons ATGCCCGCGCAGAAGCGCCGgctctcgtcgtcgccgtcttcGAGGCCCCGCGACCACGTGGAGACTAACGGGATGACTGGTGCTTcgaaggccgccgccggcagcggcggcggaggaggaggaggaagcggagGGGGAGTTCCGCTGCCGCCGAGGGGaggttccgccgccgccgccgccgccaagcggGCGGCTGACCCGCAGCCTCAGCGCGAAGGCG ATTCGGACGCGGagttcggcggcggcgtggacggcgACAGCGAGTCGTCGCAGAGCGACGGCGACATGGACGA GCTGAAGCTTATATGGACCTATTTCTCATGCAGGTTCATAATAGTGAAATTAGCAGAAATACGAAAGGAGGTCCAATGCCCTATCTGTTTAG GGATTATCCGGAAAACAAGAACTGTTATGGAGTGTTTACATCGGTTTTGCAGGGATTGCATAGATAAATCTATGCGGCTAGG AAATAATGAATGCCCAGCATGCCGCACTCACTGTGCAAGTAGACGTTCTTTGAGGGATGATCCTAATTATGATGCATTGATTGCTGCCCTATATCCAGATATTGATAAATACGAAGAAGAG GAACTTGCTTTCAGTGAAGAGGAGAGGAGTCGGAACAAAAAG ATCCAAGCAACAATTGAGGAAACAATTCGAAGACAGTCAGAGGCAGTTGGTAAAAAGCGTTCCACAGCCAAAGCAACTGCCACTGTTTTTGCAAGGAAGTACAGGAGAAATATGCGAACGCGTGGTAGAGGTAAAACCATTGCTCCTGATATCGCCCCTACTGGCTCAGACAACGAGGATAGAGAAGAAGGAAATGCCATTGATACCACCAAGGAGTCATCTTCTGCTGATGACCGCTCTTCAGATTTAATGCCAAAAAGAGGTAGGAAAAGGCCCGCATCACGAGCATCTCCTGCTAGGACCATTGGCAGCAGTGACCATGTCTTTGAGGAGAACGATGAGCTGATAGGCGGAAAAGAAAGTTTCACCACGTCTCCATTGCGGGGGGAGATGCTTGCATGGGGCAAAAATGGAACACGAAGCCAAACAAGACATGGCAGTGTTGGTGGTTCAAATGGCAGAATGGCAAAGGGTGGACGCGTTGCAAAGTTGGTGGACCACCTCCGTACTACTGATGATATGGATAAGGAG TTCAACTTGTATCTTGTTCTCCTTCCTCTTGATGAACAAAGTATGCCTAACTTGGATAAGCCCTATATAAGTTGTCGACCAACCTTGTCCATTCGGCATCTTGTACAG TTCATTGCTCTGCAGTTGTCTCGGCAAGTTGAAGAACTTGATATCTTTATGAGGATAGACCACTGCAATGGAAGTGTTACAACACAGGACTGCACTACAGGTGTTGCAAAAATGCGTTTATCTGATGGCCTGGAAAGAATAAGGGAGGATAAACTTCTTTCAGAGCTTCATCCTTCTTTTACTTCTCATCACGGTGATCTG GAATTGCTGTATGCTTTGAAAACTCAAGGCTAG
- the LOC4327619 gene encoding putative E3 ubiquitin-protein ligase RING1b isoform X2 → MPAQKRRLSSSPSSRPRDHVETNGMTGASKAAAGSGGGGGGGSGGGVPLPPRGGSAAAAAAKRAADPQPQREGDSDAEFGGGVDGDSESSQSDGDMDELKLIWTYFSCRFIIVKLAEIRKEVQCPICLGIIRKTRTVMECLHRFCRDCIDKSMRLGRNNECPACRTHCASRRSLRDDPNYDALIAALYPDIDKYEEEELAFSEEERSRNKKIQATIEETIRRQSEAVGKKRSTAKATATVFARKYRRNMRTRGRGKTIAPDIAPTGSDNEDREEGNAIDTTKESSSADDRSSDLMPKRGRKRPASRASPARTIGSSDHVFEENDELIGGKESFTTSPLRGEMLAWGKNGTRSQTRHGSVGGSNGRMAKGGRVAKLVDHLRTTDDMDKEFNLYLVLLPLDEQSMPNLDKPYISCRPTLSIRHLVQFIALQLSRQVEELDIFMRIDHCNGSVTTQDCTTGVAKMRLSDGLERIREDKLLSELHPSFTSHHGDLELLYALKTQG, encoded by the exons ATGCCCGCGCAGAAGCGCCGgctctcgtcgtcgccgtcttcGAGGCCCCGCGACCACGTGGAGACTAACGGGATGACTGGTGCTTcgaaggccgccgccggcagcggcggcggaggaggaggaggaagcggagGGGGAGTTCCGCTGCCGCCGAGGGGaggttccgccgccgccgccgccgccaagcggGCGGCTGACCCGCAGCCTCAGCGCGAAGGCG ATTCGGACGCGGagttcggcggcggcgtggacggcgACAGCGAGTCGTCGCAGAGCGACGGCGACATGGACGA GCTGAAGCTTATATGGACCTATTTCTCATGCAGGTTCATAATAGTGAAATTAGCAGAAATACGAAAGGAGGTCCAATGCCCTATCTGTTTAG GGATTATCCGGAAAACAAGAACTGTTATGGAGTGTTTACATCGGTTTTGCAGGGATTGCATAGATAAATCTATGCGGCTAGG CAGAAATAATGAATGCCCAGCATGCCGCACTCACTGTGCAAGTAGACGTTCTTTGAGGGATGATCCTAATTATGATGCATTGATTGCTGCCCTATATCCAGATATTGATAAATACGAAGAAGAG GAACTTGCTTTCAGTGAAGAGGAGAGGAGTCGGAACAAAAAG ATCCAAGCAACAATTGAGGAAACAATTCGAAGACAGTCAGAGGCAGTTGGTAAAAAGCGTTCCACAGCCAAAGCAACTGCCACTGTTTTTGCAAGGAAGTACAGGAGAAATATGCGAACGCGTGGTAGAGGTAAAACCATTGCTCCTGATATCGCCCCTACTGGCTCAGACAACGAGGATAGAGAAGAAGGAAATGCCATTGATACCACCAAGGAGTCATCTTCTGCTGATGACCGCTCTTCAGATTTAATGCCAAAAAGAGGTAGGAAAAGGCCCGCATCACGAGCATCTCCTGCTAGGACCATTGGCAGCAGTGACCATGTCTTTGAGGAGAACGATGAGCTGATAGGCGGAAAAGAAAGTTTCACCACGTCTCCATTGCGGGGGGAGATGCTTGCATGGGGCAAAAATGGAACACGAAGCCAAACAAGACATGGCAGTGTTGGTGGTTCAAATGGCAGAATGGCAAAGGGTGGACGCGTTGCAAAGTTGGTGGACCACCTCCGTACTACTGATGATATGGATAAGGAG TTCAACTTGTATCTTGTTCTCCTTCCTCTTGATGAACAAAGTATGCCTAACTTGGATAAGCCCTATATAAGTTGTCGACCAACCTTGTCCATTCGGCATCTTGTACAG TTCATTGCTCTGCAGTTGTCTCGGCAAGTTGAAGAACTTGATATCTTTATGAGGATAGACCACTGCAATGGAAGTGTTACAACACAGGACTGCACTACAGGTGTTGCAAAAATGCGTTTATCTGATGGCCTGGAAAGAATAAGGGAGGATAAACTTCTTTCAGAGCTTCATCCTTCTTTTACTTCTCATCACGGTGATCTG GAATTGCTGTATGCTTTGAAAACTCAAGGCTAG
- the LOC4327619 gene encoding putative E3 ubiquitin-protein ligase RING1a isoform X6 has translation MPAQKRPLQPADSDDSDGHVPVGRAASSRGGGGGVSHESDGEDAARRAREPPRDQRDGDPDEGDGGGGDGSGGGSDSESSLNGAGDKDEFIIVKLAEIRKEVQCPICLGIIRKTRTVMECLHRFCRDCIDKSMRLGRNNECPACRTHCASRRSLRDDPNYDALIAALYPDIDKYEEEELAFSEEERSRNKKIQATIEETIRRQSEAVGKKRSTAKATATVFARKYRRNMRTRGRGKTIAPDIAPTGSDNEDREEGNAIDTTKESSSADDRSSDLMPKRGRKRPASRASPARTIGSSDHVFEENDELIGGKESFTTSPLRGEMLAWGKNGTRSQTRHGSVGGSNGRMAKGGRVAKLVDHLRTTDDMDKEFNLYLVLLPLDEQSMPNLDKPYISCRPTLSIRHLVQFIALQLSRQVEELDIFMRIDHCNGSVTTQDCTTGVAKMRLSDGLERIREDKLLSELHPSFTSHHGDLELLYALKTQG, from the exons ATGCCCGCCCAGAAGCGCCCTCTCCAGCCGGCCGACTCTGACGATTCCGACGGCCACGTCCCAgtcggccgcgccgcctccagccgcggcGGGGGTGGTGGAGTCTCGCACGAGTCGGATGGAGAAGACGCCGCGCGCCGGGCAAGGGAGCCGCCTCGGGACCAGCGGGACGGGG ATCCCGACgagggagatggcggcggtggagacggaagcggcggcggcagcgacagcGAGTCGTCTCtgaacggcgccggcgacaaggACGA GTTCATAATAGTGAAATTAGCAGAAATACGAAAGGAGGTCCAATGCCCTATCTGTTTAG GGATTATCCGGAAAACAAGAACTGTTATGGAGTGTTTACATCGGTTTTGCAGGGATTGCATAGATAAATCTATGCGGCTAGG CAGAAATAATGAATGCCCAGCATGCCGCACTCACTGTGCAAGTAGACGTTCTTTGAGGGATGATCCTAATTATGATGCATTGATTGCTGCCCTATATCCAGATATTGATAAATACGAAGAAGAG GAACTTGCTTTCAGTGAAGAGGAGAGGAGTCGGAACAAAAAG ATCCAAGCAACAATTGAGGAAACAATTCGAAGACAGTCAGAGGCAGTTGGTAAAAAGCGTTCCACAGCCAAAGCAACTGCCACTGTTTTTGCAAGGAAGTACAGGAGAAATATGCGAACGCGTGGTAGAGGTAAAACCATTGCTCCTGATATCGCCCCTACTGGCTCAGACAACGAGGATAGAGAAGAAGGAAATGCCATTGATACCACCAAGGAGTCATCTTCTGCTGATGACCGCTCTTCAGATTTAATGCCAAAAAGAGGTAGGAAAAGGCCCGCATCACGAGCATCTCCTGCTAGGACCATTGGCAGCAGTGACCATGTCTTTGAGGAGAACGATGAGCTGATAGGCGGAAAAGAAAGTTTCACCACGTCTCCATTGCGGGGGGAGATGCTTGCATGGGGCAAAAATGGAACACGAAGCCAAACAAGACATGGCAGTGTTGGTGGTTCAAATGGCAGAATGGCAAAGGGTGGACGCGTTGCAAAGTTGGTGGACCACCTCCGTACTACTGATGATATGGATAAGGAG TTCAACTTGTATCTTGTTCTCCTTCCTCTTGATGAACAAAGTATGCCTAACTTGGATAAGCCCTATATAAGTTGTCGACCAACCTTGTCCATTCGGCATCTTGTACAG TTCATTGCTCTGCAGTTGTCTCGGCAAGTTGAAGAACTTGATATCTTTATGAGGATAGACCACTGCAATGGAAGTGTTACAACACAGGACTGCACTACAGGTGTTGCAAAAATGCGTTTATCTGATGGCCTGGAAAGAATAAGGGAGGATAAACTTCTTTCAGAGCTTCATCCTTCTTTTACTTCTCATCACGGTGATCTG GAATTGCTGTATGCTTTGAAAACTCAAGGCTAG
- the LOC4327619 gene encoding putative E3 ubiquitin-protein ligase RING1a isoform X4 encodes MPAQKRRLSSSPSSRPRDHVETNGMTGASKAAAGSGGGGGGGSGGGVPLPPRGGSAAAAAAKRAADPQPQREGDSDAEFGGGVDGDSESSQSDGDMDEFIIVKLAEIRKEVQCPICLGIIRKTRTVMECLHRFCRDCIDKSMRLGRNNECPACRTHCASRRSLRDDPNYDALIAALYPDIDKYEEEELAFSEEERSRNKKIQATIEETIRRQSEAVGKKRSTAKATATVFARKYRRNMRTRGRGKTIAPDIAPTGSDNEDREEGNAIDTTKESSSADDRSSDLMPKRGRKRPASRASPARTIGSSDHVFEENDELIGGKESFTTSPLRGEMLAWGKNGTRSQTRHGSVGGSNGRMAKGGRVAKLVDHLRTTDDMDKEFNLYLVLLPLDEQSMPNLDKPYISCRPTLSIRHLVQFIALQLSRQVEELDIFMRIDHCNGSVTTQDCTTGVAKMRLSDGLERIREDKLLSELHPSFTSHHGDLELLYALKTQG; translated from the exons ATGCCCGCGCAGAAGCGCCGgctctcgtcgtcgccgtcttcGAGGCCCCGCGACCACGTGGAGACTAACGGGATGACTGGTGCTTcgaaggccgccgccggcagcggcggcggaggaggaggaggaagcggagGGGGAGTTCCGCTGCCGCCGAGGGGaggttccgccgccgccgccgccgccaagcggGCGGCTGACCCGCAGCCTCAGCGCGAAGGCG ATTCGGACGCGGagttcggcggcggcgtggacggcgACAGCGAGTCGTCGCAGAGCGACGGCGACATGGACGA GTTCATAATAGTGAAATTAGCAGAAATACGAAAGGAGGTCCAATGCCCTATCTGTTTAG GGATTATCCGGAAAACAAGAACTGTTATGGAGTGTTTACATCGGTTTTGCAGGGATTGCATAGATAAATCTATGCGGCTAGG CAGAAATAATGAATGCCCAGCATGCCGCACTCACTGTGCAAGTAGACGTTCTTTGAGGGATGATCCTAATTATGATGCATTGATTGCTGCCCTATATCCAGATATTGATAAATACGAAGAAGAG GAACTTGCTTTCAGTGAAGAGGAGAGGAGTCGGAACAAAAAG ATCCAAGCAACAATTGAGGAAACAATTCGAAGACAGTCAGAGGCAGTTGGTAAAAAGCGTTCCACAGCCAAAGCAACTGCCACTGTTTTTGCAAGGAAGTACAGGAGAAATATGCGAACGCGTGGTAGAGGTAAAACCATTGCTCCTGATATCGCCCCTACTGGCTCAGACAACGAGGATAGAGAAGAAGGAAATGCCATTGATACCACCAAGGAGTCATCTTCTGCTGATGACCGCTCTTCAGATTTAATGCCAAAAAGAGGTAGGAAAAGGCCCGCATCACGAGCATCTCCTGCTAGGACCATTGGCAGCAGTGACCATGTCTTTGAGGAGAACGATGAGCTGATAGGCGGAAAAGAAAGTTTCACCACGTCTCCATTGCGGGGGGAGATGCTTGCATGGGGCAAAAATGGAACACGAAGCCAAACAAGACATGGCAGTGTTGGTGGTTCAAATGGCAGAATGGCAAAGGGTGGACGCGTTGCAAAGTTGGTGGACCACCTCCGTACTACTGATGATATGGATAAGGAG TTCAACTTGTATCTTGTTCTCCTTCCTCTTGATGAACAAAGTATGCCTAACTTGGATAAGCCCTATATAAGTTGTCGACCAACCTTGTCCATTCGGCATCTTGTACAG TTCATTGCTCTGCAGTTGTCTCGGCAAGTTGAAGAACTTGATATCTTTATGAGGATAGACCACTGCAATGGAAGTGTTACAACACAGGACTGCACTACAGGTGTTGCAAAAATGCGTTTATCTGATGGCCTGGAAAGAATAAGGGAGGATAAACTTCTTTCAGAGCTTCATCCTTCTTTTACTTCTCATCACGGTGATCTG GAATTGCTGTATGCTTTGAAAACTCAAGGCTAG
- the LOC4327619 gene encoding putative E3 ubiquitin-protein ligase RING1a isoform X5 yields the protein MPAQKRRLSSSPSSRPRDHVETNGMTGASKAAAGSGGGGGGGSGGGVPLPPRGGSAAAAAAKRAADPQPQREGDSDAEFGGGVDGDSESSQSDGDMDEFIIVKLAEIRKEVQCPICLGIIRKTRTVMECLHRFCRDCIDKSMRLGNNECPACRTHCASRRSLRDDPNYDALIAALYPDIDKYEEEELAFSEEERSRNKKIQATIEETIRRQSEAVGKKRSTAKATATVFARKYRRNMRTRGRGKTIAPDIAPTGSDNEDREEGNAIDTTKESSSADDRSSDLMPKRGRKRPASRASPARTIGSSDHVFEENDELIGGKESFTTSPLRGEMLAWGKNGTRSQTRHGSVGGSNGRMAKGGRVAKLVDHLRTTDDMDKEFNLYLVLLPLDEQSMPNLDKPYISCRPTLSIRHLVQFIALQLSRQVEELDIFMRIDHCNGSVTTQDCTTGVAKMRLSDGLERIREDKLLSELHPSFTSHHGDLELLYALKTQG from the exons ATGCCCGCGCAGAAGCGCCGgctctcgtcgtcgccgtcttcGAGGCCCCGCGACCACGTGGAGACTAACGGGATGACTGGTGCTTcgaaggccgccgccggcagcggcggcggaggaggaggaggaagcggagGGGGAGTTCCGCTGCCGCCGAGGGGaggttccgccgccgccgccgccgccaagcggGCGGCTGACCCGCAGCCTCAGCGCGAAGGCG ATTCGGACGCGGagttcggcggcggcgtggacggcgACAGCGAGTCGTCGCAGAGCGACGGCGACATGGACGA GTTCATAATAGTGAAATTAGCAGAAATACGAAAGGAGGTCCAATGCCCTATCTGTTTAG GGATTATCCGGAAAACAAGAACTGTTATGGAGTGTTTACATCGGTTTTGCAGGGATTGCATAGATAAATCTATGCGGCTAGG AAATAATGAATGCCCAGCATGCCGCACTCACTGTGCAAGTAGACGTTCTTTGAGGGATGATCCTAATTATGATGCATTGATTGCTGCCCTATATCCAGATATTGATAAATACGAAGAAGAG GAACTTGCTTTCAGTGAAGAGGAGAGGAGTCGGAACAAAAAG ATCCAAGCAACAATTGAGGAAACAATTCGAAGACAGTCAGAGGCAGTTGGTAAAAAGCGTTCCACAGCCAAAGCAACTGCCACTGTTTTTGCAAGGAAGTACAGGAGAAATATGCGAACGCGTGGTAGAGGTAAAACCATTGCTCCTGATATCGCCCCTACTGGCTCAGACAACGAGGATAGAGAAGAAGGAAATGCCATTGATACCACCAAGGAGTCATCTTCTGCTGATGACCGCTCTTCAGATTTAATGCCAAAAAGAGGTAGGAAAAGGCCCGCATCACGAGCATCTCCTGCTAGGACCATTGGCAGCAGTGACCATGTCTTTGAGGAGAACGATGAGCTGATAGGCGGAAAAGAAAGTTTCACCACGTCTCCATTGCGGGGGGAGATGCTTGCATGGGGCAAAAATGGAACACGAAGCCAAACAAGACATGGCAGTGTTGGTGGTTCAAATGGCAGAATGGCAAAGGGTGGACGCGTTGCAAAGTTGGTGGACCACCTCCGTACTACTGATGATATGGATAAGGAG TTCAACTTGTATCTTGTTCTCCTTCCTCTTGATGAACAAAGTATGCCTAACTTGGATAAGCCCTATATAAGTTGTCGACCAACCTTGTCCATTCGGCATCTTGTACAG TTCATTGCTCTGCAGTTGTCTCGGCAAGTTGAAGAACTTGATATCTTTATGAGGATAGACCACTGCAATGGAAGTGTTACAACACAGGACTGCACTACAGGTGTTGCAAAAATGCGTTTATCTGATGGCCTGGAAAGAATAAGGGAGGATAAACTTCTTTCAGAGCTTCATCCTTCTTTTACTTCTCATCACGGTGATCTG GAATTGCTGTATGCTTTGAAAACTCAAGGCTAG
- the LOC4327619 gene encoding putative E3 ubiquitin-protein ligase RING1a isoform X1, whose protein sequence is MPAQKRPLQPADSDDSDGHVPVGRAASSRGGGGGVSHESDGEDAARRAREPPRDQRDGDPDEGDGGGGDGSGGGSDSESSLNGAGDKDEFIIVKLAEIRKEVQCPICLGIIRKTRTVMECLHRFCRDCIDKSMRLGNNECPACRTHCASRRSLRDDPNYDALIAALYPDIDKYEEEELAFSEEERSRNKKIQATIEETIRRQSEAVGKKRSTAKATATVFARKYRRNMRTRGRGKTIAPDIAPTGSDNEDREEGNAIDTTKESSSADDRSSDLMPKRGRKRPASRASPARTIGSSDHVFEENDELIGGKESFTTSPLRGEMLAWGKNGTRSQTRHGSVGGSNGRMAKGGRVAKLVDHLRTTDDMDKEFNLYLVLLPLDEQSMPNLDKPYISCRPTLSIRHLVQFIALQLSRQVEELDIFMRIDHCNGSVTTQDCTTGVAKMRLSDGLERIREDKLLSELHPSFTSHHGDLELLYALKTQG, encoded by the exons ATGCCCGCCCAGAAGCGCCCTCTCCAGCCGGCCGACTCTGACGATTCCGACGGCCACGTCCCAgtcggccgcgccgcctccagccgcggcGGGGGTGGTGGAGTCTCGCACGAGTCGGATGGAGAAGACGCCGCGCGCCGGGCAAGGGAGCCGCCTCGGGACCAGCGGGACGGGG ATCCCGACgagggagatggcggcggtggagacggaagcggcggcggcagcgacagcGAGTCGTCTCtgaacggcgccggcgacaaggACGA GTTCATAATAGTGAAATTAGCAGAAATACGAAAGGAGGTCCAATGCCCTATCTGTTTAG GGATTATCCGGAAAACAAGAACTGTTATGGAGTGTTTACATCGGTTTTGCAGGGATTGCATAGATAAATCTATGCGGCTAGG AAATAATGAATGCCCAGCATGCCGCACTCACTGTGCAAGTAGACGTTCTTTGAGGGATGATCCTAATTATGATGCATTGATTGCTGCCCTATATCCAGATATTGATAAATACGAAGAAGAG GAACTTGCTTTCAGTGAAGAGGAGAGGAGTCGGAACAAAAAG ATCCAAGCAACAATTGAGGAAACAATTCGAAGACAGTCAGAGGCAGTTGGTAAAAAGCGTTCCACAGCCAAAGCAACTGCCACTGTTTTTGCAAGGAAGTACAGGAGAAATATGCGAACGCGTGGTAGAGGTAAAACCATTGCTCCTGATATCGCCCCTACTGGCTCAGACAACGAGGATAGAGAAGAAGGAAATGCCATTGATACCACCAAGGAGTCATCTTCTGCTGATGACCGCTCTTCAGATTTAATGCCAAAAAGAGGTAGGAAAAGGCCCGCATCACGAGCATCTCCTGCTAGGACCATTGGCAGCAGTGACCATGTCTTTGAGGAGAACGATGAGCTGATAGGCGGAAAAGAAAGTTTCACCACGTCTCCATTGCGGGGGGAGATGCTTGCATGGGGCAAAAATGGAACACGAAGCCAAACAAGACATGGCAGTGTTGGTGGTTCAAATGGCAGAATGGCAAAGGGTGGACGCGTTGCAAAGTTGGTGGACCACCTCCGTACTACTGATGATATGGATAAGGAG TTCAACTTGTATCTTGTTCTCCTTCCTCTTGATGAACAAAGTATGCCTAACTTGGATAAGCCCTATATAAGTTGTCGACCAACCTTGTCCATTCGGCATCTTGTACAG TTCATTGCTCTGCAGTTGTCTCGGCAAGTTGAAGAACTTGATATCTTTATGAGGATAGACCACTGCAATGGAAGTGTTACAACACAGGACTGCACTACAGGTGTTGCAAAAATGCGTTTATCTGATGGCCTGGAAAGAATAAGGGAGGATAAACTTCTTTCAGAGCTTCATCCTTCTTTTACTTCTCATCACGGTGATCTG GAATTGCTGTATGCTTTGAAAACTCAAGGCTAG